Below is a genomic region from Henckelia pumila isolate YLH828 chromosome 3, ASM3356847v2, whole genome shotgun sequence.
gagtagctaaacaagttgtcttctcctcttcaaaggagttgatttatgtaataatattatgtctgaataaattttctaaatctctcgttctttcatgctcatattttataattaaatttatatatcatacaccttaaggtagaaaacgaattaaggctgtgctgggtgtcgttgaaggagcttgtgcagaacccatctgttgcgactgcgtggttggggtgtgaggagcacttcgtaaaactcggcaggtatgacccgacgacattatggtcaaagaggtatttaaattcaatttatCTTACGGAAGCTTGTTGGACCCTTAATCCGGAGTATGGCtgaaaaccttgcgtaactaatagtcttgcatggccaggactggttcgataggtataacaaagccacgtacaaaggataagttttaattaatttttatttcaaatatgGGGACCACTAGGGGGTGAAAATAAAGGAAAAGGTGGGTAGAGAGTTAAGTTAAAAAAAAGTTTGGTAGTggggagtttaaaataatttgcccttTTCTTAATTGGGGGTTATATTGGTCTATTTCTAGTTGGCGTAACTATGGGTTTCTAGAAAAACTTAATTATTAATTAGCCATGATAGTATCTTTAATTACATTAAttgcattttttaaaatatttcctTATCTTGATTATGCGAGTCtctatatatgattttgatGTAAACCGTAAAGCCGTTTTCCAGGTCGAATAATAGTATATTGACTTTTTAATTACTATTTTTGAGATTTTCGTGGCATTCTGTGTGAATTgtccaataaatatatatatattttttattattatatgctTCCGCTACATCAATGAGTTTCTAGAAAGTGACTTTGCTgatataaatgttttttttaaaaaaaaaaacaggaaGATTAATGTTTCATAGTTAATTGTCttttcattattacaaatttcAGTTCATATGTCCAGTTAATGAAATTATTCGATTTTATTATGTTATACGAGTATAAATgacacaataattttttttattttatttttattttttgcaacAGACCCTTCAAAGTTTAGGACTAACCTTGATCAAATAAATTAGGACTACCGTCACCTCAGAAAAGATGGAAATTCAATCGAAAATAATGAAAGAACTATAAGATATTACTCATTACAATAAGTGAACCGAAATCCTAGCAACAATCACACGGGAAATTCTTAGACGCCCCATGGGTAGTGCCCGATCTGGCAGATCCAATGACCTGGGCCATTTTGCACATCACATCATTGTGATGTGTCATGGCCCGGGGCCGTTGGATTGCCCTCCGGGCACTATCCCAGAGATCGGCATAGAATTTCCCCAATTACACATACATTTTCCCTGCGATCTTCAATGGTTTAGTTTTTAATTTGcgttacttttattttatttaaattattcacTCCAATATCATAGGTCAAGTATAATTTAATTTAGTACTTGCTAGTTAGTCAGGTGGAACAACAACCATTTTTCTCcatcactatattaaaaatcAATACCGTGTGCTTGCGGTTATCCTGCTATTTAGTCAAATAGTGAGTctataattataaaattgttTAAAGGAAGACAATCAATTACCTGAAAATAAAGAACCACCATCTCAAGCAATGGACATGCGATGGGTATAAGCTTCAAGCCTTCAAGACCCAAGGATGCACCTAAACCAATGGTTATAGTTCGTAATGCCCTGATTGCTGGTTTTAGGGTTTCAAGTGATAGAAACGAAAATCCCCATCCAAGTTCAATCTCCTCCAACTGGCAGGACTTTCCAAGGTCTGAGAACAATTCTTTTGGAGTAAATGATGACATACACAATTTTGTCCCTTGGGTTCCAATTTGCTCTTGCACAAGTTGTGTGCAACCtcttgtttttaaaaattttagatcAAGATTTCGGCAAATAACATGAGATAAAGCCTTGCAGGAAACCTGAAATAGTAAAAGTAAAAAGTTCAAGATTAGACGGAGATGCTCTTGAGTTCAACTCGTGTTTTATCTAGAAAAGTGGATAGTAAGATCATAAAGTTCGGTTCCAGAGAATTTTAGTTAGTTAGTCTACTTAGCTTTAGAGAATTGATGGACTGTTAGATTTAGCATCTGTTTGAGATGTGGAAGCAAATCAAGGAATTGACCAACTGCAGAGTGTATTATTCATCCAAATTCCTTAAACAACTATGGTCTAAATCccataaaataatatgaatggtCCAAAGAAAATTATCATCTACGAGAAAGACTTGATGAAACTATACGACATCCTTCACACCTTAGTGTCTGAAACATCAAGCATCTGCAAAGAGGATCCCTGAAACCTGTAAAGAGCATCATCGATAAGATGAATTTCCTTGAGGCAGAGACTTCTTAAATGACCTGCTCCAGACATAAGCTCAGATAGAATCATTCCATCTATCCCTGGCAAAAGATTGAATAAAGGAGAAGTGTAAGGAAATTTACATCGTGCTTTCGTGTATAAGTATAAACACATGTACCAATGTTGTAAATGGCAGGAGGCGGTGGCGGGGTTGTCGATGACCACCTACCGTCTCGgcggttgaatttttttagCAATTTTTAATAGACAATTATATATAATCATGCAATGTAATTacaaataatcataatattttgtgtaatatttgtaattaaataatatttatgccTAAAGAAGCTTCATACAATATACAATCTAGACAAAGTACAAACAAATATATAAATGCAAACTATCAAGATAATTAAGGTGGTGGCAGATAGCGGGCGGATGGAGGCGATTTGAGGCAGGTGGTGGCTAATAGTGGGGGACATTTgaaaccaaaaataaatacaaaagagAGTGAAAGGTGTTTTTATTATATCTAATGTTTAAAATTGATTCACTTTGACtggtttttaaaattatttgacaTTGATAGTTGACTGGGATTTTAAAATCATTGACCGCCTTGGCCGCCTCGACCACCTGCTTGCCCGCCTCGACCGCCTGCTTGCCCGCCTCACCCGCCGAATGGCCTCGAACCGCCCACAGAGACCGCCTTAGACAAAGGCAGGGCGATCGAGGGCCACCTCGACCACCATTTAGAACACTGACATGTACCAATATCTCTTTTACAGTTCAACAACGTGTAACATGAATTGTGGATGTCTCTCTCTAAGTTAACTGTGCTTTTAGTTTCCTTCTAATAAAGTTGATAAAAACAGTTAACATCTAAATTGTTATGCTTATGAAGTTTGGCTTCTCATCAAACTAAACATTAGAACTAATCAGGTAATGCGTAACGCATCCTCAAGTGTAGTTATACAATTTATGTTATGCCATGAAACATAGGTGAAGAATAATAGCAAATTCATCTAATAAGAGATTTTATTTTGACACGACTTTTCAGAAAATATCTTTCCACATACTATATGGAATATGCGAGGGAGAAACAATAGTCTCACTTATCCGGCGAATGTTAAAGCAATTAGGATGATAAACTGAAATGTAAACCATCACATACCAGTACAGCCACCAATGTGTAAAGTTTGAAGCTTACAAGCCATCAACTGAAAGGATTTTTCACTTTGTTGTGTTTCACTGGAAACACTGGAGCAAAGCGCTAGAGCGGAGTTATTGCCAAAAGAAGTATCACAAGCCACAGTAGAGTGTAGTTTTTTGCATTTCAGAATCATCACTGACAAACCACAGTCCGTAACAGATGTGCACCCTCTCATGTTAATAAAATTCAAGGATTCACAGACTTCTGAGATGTTATAGAGATCAGAATCTGCTCAAACattaaaatgataattcaaTAATAAAAGGTTTGCCAAGTAAAAGCTATTTACACCTTCTACAAAATCAAGCAAAAACCAATTGTCTTaaatgaatataaatttttaataaataattcttATTTTCATAGGCATGAAATGATGGATACAGTTACTAAGtattttcaaagaaaaattAATATGAAGCTGGTAAGTTAGAATGGACTCAGGACCCGTTTAGAAATACCacactatttttacaaacaagtCAATAAACTTTTTTTATTTCCACGTGTGATTCAAATAAGGTAATCCGGGCCCTATGCGTTGATTTTGGTAATAGAATCCTCGCCAATACAGGCCATAAATAGATACCCTTTCAATGGCCATTTTTTAGTACTTCGTTTACTTATTAGATTTATCGAGTAAATTTTTAACAATGCCTCTGGGATAGATGGGAGAAAAAGAAACTTACCATTCATGTCAGTTCGACCTTCCAAAGTGAGTTCAGTTATATTTGCCAGAACTGGATAGGATAAGAAAGAGAATGAGGCAGCAAAATGATGATCATATCCATCTAACAGCTTCGATCTTTGTGGTGTTGGAATCTGTGAGGAAGATGTAATAGATACTCGGGCAGGTATAACAGGACTAATGTCCAGAGTTAGGTCTATGCTGGTGAGTAGAGGGAATTTTCGCAGAAAATGACACAACTTTGGGGTCTTGAAGTTCGAACAATTAGCTGCCTTCAATGTTCTTAAAGATGGAAATGACTTGCAAAAAAATTCAATGGCCAATCCAAGAGGAAGTGACGGACAGTTTGAGATGTCCACTTCTTGCACTGCCTCAAAACTCAGCAGTTCCTTTGTATGTGAAATCAGAGAAGTGTCCAAACCAACATTTGCAAAATTCATGGGAGACTTCTCAATGATTTTTCTGAACATCGAATCTGCACTGCCTGAAGGAAGAAGGGAAAGCAGGAATAATCCCGGCGTAATCTGTGGGCAACCAGAAAGATCCACTTTCTGTAGAATTGCATGGTAAAAGTAAGTACTTAATAATTGCAGCAGACTGTGCACATTAAGTACAATTTAAGAGGAACTAATATTGAGACTGACTCTTTGGCCCCTTGGCAATATAATCCTTCAATAAACATACTCATTGATTGCCTGACGATCAAGAGGCTTAAAAGAGATTTTTAACATACATGAACAACATGCACAAAATAATTCATGATGCCCGCATGTCAAAAACAATGAGTAAACCATTGATCTCGTTTTGAACTTTTATATGGATATATGAGGAAAAGAAGGAAGGATATTCCTTGGCAAGTTGATCTTTGCGACCATGCTGGCCTATCGACAATCATAGTCTtctatcataaaaaaaaatggtcTTAGTTCTTACCATGATGATTATACTGACAGCTCTATATCACTTAAAAAATAAACGGAAAGTAAAACAAAAAACATTGGAACAATCTTGGAAAATATATGAAGAGAAAAGGTACTCTTATTTCTGTGAATGAGTCAAAAGGGGCTCTTATACTAAGAGCAATTATAATATAAAAGATAACAAATTAAGGTAACTCTTATAGCAAGAAACAACCCTTTGTCGCTCGAAGTAGTGCAGAAGCTGAATTTCGTGCTTTATCCAATGGAATTTGTAAAGGCATGTGGCTTAAAATGCTGCTCAATGAACTGAAGATGGTAGATAGTCATCCAATAGATCTGATGTGTGACAACCAAGCAGCCTTAAAAATTGTCAAGAATCCAGCCTACCATGACCGAACCAAGCATGTGGAAATAGACAGACATTTCATAACCGAAAAGATTGAGGATAAAATAGTTGATCTCCACTATGTTCCCTCTCACATGCGGCTGGCCGATACCTTGACAAAAGCCCTTCATCGACCAAACTTTTAAGAATTGAAGTCCAAGCTTGGCATGACAAACATATACCACCaagcttgagggggagtgttgaagaTATAAATAAATTGGATAAGAAATTAATTCAAAGTTTAAATAAAGATTAGATAGGATTTGATATTTATATATTCTGTTATTTCCTTGTAAACATTAAGGTGTAACTTCTACGCTTAATTAATTCAATGAGAATTATTTTCTTCCCTCAAATAGGTTCTATACTTTACCACATTTActattttaaaaatacaaaggAAAAAATCCTATAATATCTCCAGGATTGGAACCAGATTGGAAAACCGTTGATTGATGGATTTCCAACAAATACCAAGACCAACACAAATTTTGATAACTTAGGGAAAAATTAAGAAATCAAGACAACAAAATGCTgaatacataaaataaaattaaaaataaaaaaagaaggcAATATGTCAAAAAACCTGTGTAAATTCTGTCAGACGAACTTTAAGGCGGCTCAAGTCACCTTGTCTGGATATTTCTTTCAATCTTGTATTAGGATGTCTGGCAAGGCTAAGAATAGTGCCAGTTGCTTTATCAGCAAACATTGAAAAAAATTGGCATGCCCGTTTCCCTACAACAAGAAATGAGTGATGAACTGATAGGCTGGAAATGTCACAGATCATTTCATCATTGCCTGGATAAATGAAAGAGGTTTCGGAGCATACGAGAAGGCATACCTGCGACGAACCACAATGGTAGAAGATTTAATCGTATCTGTTAAGGATAAATACAAATGTTCACAACTCAGTTCAACGTTGCTCatcaaatattcttaaaattcgAAGATCAGTAGTAGACATTTTGCTAGTTGTTTCACCAAATCTTGAACCTTCTACAGTGACATTCCCTATTAAAAAATGACTCGTCTCAAGAGGAGCTCATGGATTTAAAAGCCAATACTGCACTAAGCATACTATACCTCAGT
It encodes:
- the LOC140891204 gene encoding BTB/POZ domain-containing protein FBL11 isoform X1 gives rise to the protein MASMENDRDSIGALTLVCTELNSLGNLDEIVISTADIHNWDLPSIVTHDVVKIRVNRNRLIEESSYFRGLLLGRFWESGLDCVAIHWNPESFMSILRFIFGCHLDVTVDNFATLNEAALFFGVEKLLLKCRVWLDDVTSYKVFQSPQLCLDGLIHIWKYGLEHANDSILQLCTSYLARNFMWALSFNSFSTIPHKLLYSCTNHTDLTLDSEKHLLDAILVWLTANTAKLETWNNDVDSHMIRLNLLPLWFVAGKRACQFFSMFADKATGTILSLARHPNTRLKEISRQGDLSRLKVRLTEFTQKVDLSGCPQITPGLFLLSLLPSGSADSMFRKIIEKSPMNFANVGLDTSLISHTKELLSFEAVQEVDISNCPSLPLGLAIEFFCKSFPSLRTLKAANCSNFKTPKLCHFLRKFPLLTSIDLTLDISPVIPARVSITSSSQIPTPQRSKLLDGYDHHFAASFSFLSYPVLANITELTLEGRTDMNDSDLYNISEVCESLNFINMRGCTSVTDCGLSVMILKCKKLHSTVACDTSFGNNSALALCSSVSSETQQSEKSFQLMACKLQTLHIGGCTGIDGMILSELMSGAGHLRSLCLKEIHLIDDALYRFQGSSLQMLDVSDTKVSCKALSHVICRNLDLKFLKTRGCTQLVQEQIGTQGTKLCMSSFTPKELFSDLGKSCQLEEIELGWGFSFLSLETLKPAIRALRTITIGLGASLGLEGLKLIPIACPLLEMVVLYFQVISDSALTKLVKTLPHLRSLALCYCFGGISSFSFRFKMPNLMKLKLQRVTPWMTNEDLMIMAKSCTNLNTLSLTGCTLLNSESQNIISRSWHGLTSLHLEECGEITASGIRSLFNCCALEDLVLRHNGPGLPKNFIINTASQLPMLRKISLDICDAIDGDYDLPSFHDRYFLAIVKIARCKLQKCTLDLHNMDGRRTPVHKETLVLVWSSETLTRTVVKERL
- the LOC140891204 gene encoding BTB/POZ domain-containing protein FBL11 isoform X4, which codes for MVWSMQMILYFSFVRAIWQGTFEKHLLDAILVWLTANTAKLETWNNDVDSHMIRLNLLPLWFVAGKRACQFFSMFADKATGTILSLARHPNTRLKEISRQGDLSRLKVRLTEFTQKVDLSGCPQITPGLFLLSLLPSGSADSMFRKIIEKSPMNFANVGLDTSLISHTKELLSFEAVQEVDISNCPSLPLGLAIEFFCKSFPSLRTLKAANCSNFKTPKLCHFLRKFPLLTSIDLTLDISPVIPARVSITSSSQIPTPQRSKLLDGYDHHFAASFSFLSYPVLANITELTLEGRTDMNDSDLYNISEVCESLNFINMRGCTSVTDCGLSVMILKCKKLHSTVACDTSFGNNSALALCSSVSSETQQSEKSFQLMACKLQTLHIGGCTGIDGMILSELMSGAGHLRSLCLKEIHLIDDALYRFQGSSLQMLDVSDTKVSCKALSHVICRNLDLKFLKTRGCTQLVQEQIGTQGTKLCMSSFTPKELFSDLGKSCQLEEIELGWGFSFLSLETLKPAIRALRTITIGLGASLGLEGLKLIPIACPLLEMVVLYFQVISDSALTKLVKTLPHLRSLALCYCFGGISSFSFRFKMPNLMKLKLQRVTPWMTNEDLMIMAKSCTNLNTLSLTGCTLLNSESQNIISRSWHGLTSLHLEECGEITASGIRSLFNCCALEDLVLRHNGPGLPKNFIINTASQLPMLRKISLDICDAIDGDYDLPSFHDRYFLAIVKIARCKLQKCTLDLHNMDGRRTPVHKETLVLVWSSETLTRTVVKERL
- the LOC140891204 gene encoding BTB/POZ domain-containing protein FBL11 isoform X3 → MVWSMMEVEYLAANDSILQLCTSYLARNFMWALSFNSFSTIPHKLLYSCTNHTDLTLDSEKHLLDAILVWLTANTAKLETWNNDVDSHMIRLNLLPLWFVAGKRACQFFSMFADKATGTILSLARHPNTRLKEISRQGDLSRLKVRLTEFTQKVDLSGCPQITPGLFLLSLLPSGSADSMFRKIIEKSPMNFANVGLDTSLISHTKELLSFEAVQEVDISNCPSLPLGLAIEFFCKSFPSLRTLKAANCSNFKTPKLCHFLRKFPLLTSIDLTLDISPVIPARVSITSSSQIPTPQRSKLLDGYDHHFAASFSFLSYPVLANITELTLEGRTDMNDSDLYNISEVCESLNFINMRGCTSVTDCGLSVMILKCKKLHSTVACDTSFGNNSALALCSSVSSETQQSEKSFQLMACKLQTLHIGGCTGIDGMILSELMSGAGHLRSLCLKEIHLIDDALYRFQGSSLQMLDVSDTKVSCKALSHVICRNLDLKFLKTRGCTQLVQEQIGTQGTKLCMSSFTPKELFSDLGKSCQLEEIELGWGFSFLSLETLKPAIRALRTITIGLGASLGLEGLKLIPIACPLLEMVVLYFQVISDSALTKLVKTLPHLRSLALCYCFGGISSFSFRFKMPNLMKLKLQRVTPWMTNEDLMIMAKSCTNLNTLSLTGCTLLNSESQNIISRSWHGLTSLHLEECGEITASGIRSLFNCCALEDLVLRHNGPGLPKNFIINTASQLPMLRKISLDICDAIDGDYDLPSFHDRYFLAIVKIARCKLQKCTLDLHNMDGRRTPVHKETLVLVWSSETLTRTVVKERL
- the LOC140891204 gene encoding BTB/POZ domain-containing protein FBL11 isoform X2 encodes the protein MASMENDRDSIGALTLVCTELNSLGNLDEIVISTADIHNWDLPSIVTHDVVKIRVNRNRLIEESSYFRGLLLGRFWESGLDCVAIHWNPESFMSILRFIFGCHLDVTVDNFATLNEAALFFGVEKLLLKCRVWLDDVTSYKVFQSPQLCLDGLIHIWKYGLEHANDSILQLCTSYLARNFMWALSFNSFSTIPHKLLYSCTNHTDLTLDSEKHLLDAILVWLTANTAKLETWNNDVDSHMIRLNLLPLWFVAGKRACQFFSMFADKATGTILSLARHPNTRLKEISRQGDLSRLKVRLTEFTQKVDLSGCPQITPGLFLLSLLPSGSADSMFRKIIEKSPMNFANVGLDTSLISHTKELLSFEAVQEVDISNCPSLPLGLAIEFFCKSFPSLRTLKAANCSNFKTPKLCHFLRKFPLLTSIDLTLDISPVIPARVSITSSSQIPTPQRSKLLDGYDHHFAASFSFLSYPVLANITELTLEGRTDMNDSDLYNISEVCESLNFINMRGCTSVTDCGLSVMILKCKKLHSTVACDTSFGNNSALALCSSVSSETQQSEKSFQLMACKLQTLHIGGCTGIDGMILSELMSGAGHLRSLCLKEIHLIDDALYRFQGSSLQMLDVSDTKVSCKALSHVICRNLDLKFLKTRGCTQLVQEQIGTQGTKLCMSSFTPKELFSDLGKSCQLEEIELGWGFSFLSLETLKPAIRALRTITIGLGASLGLEGLKLIPIACPLLEMVVLYFQVISDSALTKLVKTLPHLRSLALCYCFGGISSFSFRFKMPNLMKLKLQRVTPWMTNEDLMIMAKSCTNLNTLSLTGCTLLNSVVIV